In Pirellula sp. SH-Sr6A, the DNA window ACGAGAAGCTCTACGAGCGTGAAGCCAAACCTGTCCGTCTTAGAAGTGTTCATGGACTATACGAACGAAGATCTCGAGCAATGGGGCGGTATCAAGAGAGGACCCTCCACTATAGTTCGATTTCAATGGGCCTTCAAAGGAATCCGTCCTTGCAGTGGCGGAAATTTGTCGTACTTAGATCGCGTTTTCGGTGTTGCGTTATGGAGAATTCCCCTGCCGGTACACCTCGAAACCATGCTCGGAAGCGACCCGCCGAAAACCCCACTTCACCAGTTCTTCACGCAGTCGAGCGGTCTCTTCTCGCGTCTGCTGAAACTCTTCGTTTCTATCCAGAAAAACCAAGTCATACGCCAACACGGGATCCCGCAAGTCGGAAAAGTGCTCCGCCAAGTCCTTTCGACGCTGCCAGAATTGCCCCACCGTTTCCAAATCCCGGCACCCTACAAAGTGCATGGCGACCCTCCCTGTAGCCAATACCCGAAGCTCCCCGGATGCTCGCAAGGATTCGATCTGCGCCAGAGCCCATTCCGAATCTTCCCCACCTCGTTGCCTCAAGCTTGCATCCTCTTGACCATATGTCCGTGCTTGCACGTCCAACAAAGTCTGCTGACTCCATGGCAACTGACCGAAATAAAACGAGAGAACCATCGCCGATACGGTTGCACCTGTCGCCCACCCCGTCGCCTCTCCGGTCGCTCGAGAATCGGGGGCACCTGCGATCGATCCGAAATAAAGTAGGGGCAGCATACAGGCTGTGTATTGGAAAGCAATCGACTGCGCGGGCTGATGCTCCCATACGAGCAACACGAGAAACGGTGGCGCCATCGCCAACCACGTCCACGGAGCTCGCCATCCATTTCCGATCAAGCCGGGTAGCAACCAAATAGCGAGGAACGGCAAATTGCGAGGGCGTCCCAACAACCCAAAAAACTCGGACGGCTTCCATAACGGAGATAACAAAATCTCAAACGTCGTACCACCCAATCGCGCGAAGCGTGCCGATTGAAACGGAGCAAGACCGCTCCAACGATAAACCCCTAAGAAGCAGACGACGGTCACAAGCCAAACGCATCCCCACTGCCAAGCACGAATCTGATCGACATCTTTCTGCCGATCAAACAAAGAGGCCCGCCCCCAAAGAGCTCGCAGTCCCATCGCAGCAGCAAAACATCCGACAACCACGATCACCCCTTCTTCAAAGCTGCACGCGACGATCGCACATAAGATCGCCCCCATCCGTGAAAAGGAAGATTTGGCCGATGGCTGCAAAAGGAGCAGCATCGATCCCAACAAAAAGGGAATCGCGAATACGATTGGATGCCAACTGTACGTGTAGGCCAAATTCATTTGCCCTACGCTTGGATGCAGCATCCAAGCGACGCTCCAAATCGCGCTTACTCCTCGAGTCCCTCCTATCCGCCTCGCCATGCCATAAATCAACCATCCAGAAACGGCGAATGCCAACGGTTGTGCGACGAAAAAGATGCGGATATCGGGAACGATCCACCAAACAGGAACAAAGAGCAATAACCCTGGATTGAAATGGTCCCAGAATGGAGGCAACACAGGCGACTCTAACAAAAACCCGCGGCCCTCGGCCGTATTGGCCACTCGCTGCGCAAAGTGACCACCGTCATTGAAGCCCAACAGAAAAGATTGATACGCCGCTTCCGATTGCCAGCTCCACCACAAACAAAGCGCCATGGGAAACCCAAGGGCTGCGTACCTCCATGCGCGATGATTCCAACCCGTTCCGCCAGCAGGCGCCTCGGATGCCTGACTCCGAACTGGGTGTCCTTCGCCGAGGAGAATACACCAAGCCAATCCGGTCCATCCACTGAACCAAATGGGCTCCCAGATCGTCGCAGGAAAAACCTCCGGTGCAATACTTCGTAATATGGACAAAAACGAGGGAGTGCTCGCAAGCAATAGAATCCGATCCGACCGAGTGAACGATTGTTGACTCTCTCTCGTACCTCTCCCCACTCGATCCGCCAAGACGTAGTAGCCAACCGCCAGGAGTACGCTTCCGGCCAAACCAAGGACTGATGCGCCAAACGGTTCGAGAAGCGATGGAAGTGTCGCAATTGTGCTGTAGGAATAGACGAGATGAATACGCCCCATCTGACTGGCTGCAGTCCACAACCATAACGCGACAATCGCAAACCGAATGGCTGCGAACCGGGGCTTGCGAGGACGAGAAAATCCTCCACTGTTCTCTGGGGGAGTTATAGAACGGTGAGGTTGCGATGTCCCAGTTTGTTTCTTAGGCACGAGCGATTCATCCATCAAGAGTTCACCATCAATCGGCTCTATCCTACACTCCATAATCGCGATCGAGAATGGTTATGATTCAAGGTGACCGATAAGGATTCCGGTCCTCGACTGGAGGAAGTTGCGCGCCACGGCGCCACGGCGCAAAGGCGGTAAGAGTGGGGTGTGGGAGGGAGGTAGGGGATGGAATTGATCAATATTCATTTGGGACTGCCATCGGATCAATTGGCGAAGCCCCTCATTCTCCATCATACCCCACTGTTTTCTCTTATTGCCTTCCCTTTGCGATCGTAGCGCCTTGGCGAGAAACTTCTTGTTTTAAGACTGGAGGAAGTTGCGCGCCACGGCGCAAAGGCGCAAAGGCGGTAAGAGTGAGAGGTAGGGATGGAATCGATAAATGTTCGTTTGGGACTGCCATCGGATCACTTTGCGAAGCCCCTCAATCTCCATCATCCTCCACTGTTTTCTCTTATTGCCTTCCCTTTGCGATCGTAGCGCCTTGGCGAGAAACTTCTTGGATTGAGACTGGGAGGAAGTTGCGCGCCACGGCGCAAAGGCGCAAAGGCGGTAAGAGTGGGATGTAGGGATGGAATCGATCAATGTTCGTTTGGGACTGCCATCGGATCGCTTGGCGAAGCCCCTGACTCTCCATCATCCCCCACTGTTTTCTCTTATTGCCTTCCCTTTGCGATCGTAGCG includes these proteins:
- a CDS encoding DUF2079 domain-containing protein, whose translation is MPKKQTGTSQPHRSITPPENSGGFSRPRKPRFAAIRFAIVALWLWTAASQMGRIHLVYSYSTIATLPSLLEPFGASVLGLAGSVLLAVGYYVLADRVGRGTRESQQSFTRSDRILLLASTPSFLSILRSIAPEVFPATIWEPIWFSGWTGLAWCILLGEGHPVRSQASEAPAGGTGWNHRAWRYAALGFPMALCLWWSWQSEAAYQSFLLGFNDGGHFAQRVANTAEGRGFLLESPVLPPFWDHFNPGLLLFVPVWWIVPDIRIFFVAQPLAFAVSGWLIYGMARRIGGTRGVSAIWSVAWMLHPSVGQMNLAYTYSWHPIVFAIPFLLGSMLLLLQPSAKSSFSRMGAILCAIVACSFEEGVIVVVGCFAAAMGLRALWGRASLFDRQKDVDQIRAWQWGCVWLVTVVCFLGVYRWSGLAPFQSARFARLGGTTFEILLSPLWKPSEFFGLLGRPRNLPFLAIWLLPGLIGNGWRAPWTWLAMAPPFLVLLVWEHQPAQSIAFQYTACMLPLLYFGSIAGAPDSRATGEATGWATGATVSAMVLSFYFGQLPWSQQTLLDVQARTYGQEDASLRQRGGEDSEWALAQIESLRASGELRVLATGRVAMHFVGCRDLETVGQFWQRRKDLAEHFSDLRDPVLAYDLVFLDRNEEFQQTREETARLREELVKWGFRRVASEHGFEVYRQGNSP